GCATTCCCTTTCGTGGGTCGATTCGCTTTTTCTGCTGGCGATTTTTGGCTGGTACATGTTTCAGGCCACTCGGGCCCACCACGAAGAACCGGAGATCGAAGGGCCGATTGAGGCATTGGCCTCCTGGCCCCGCGGCAGAAGATTGTTGGCCACCCTTTTCTTCTTCGCCTTTTCCGGTTACGTGATTTTCATTTCGGCCGAGCCGTTTGCCGAAGGGCTTCTGGCGGTCGGAAGGAATTGGGGAATCGAGGAATTTATCCTTGTCCAGTGGCTGGCGCCGCTCGCCTCCGAATCGCCGGAGTTTATTGTCGCCATTATTTTCGCCCTGCGGGCGCGGGCTGATGCCAGCCTCGGCACGCTCATTTCTTCCAAGGTAAATCAGTGGACGCTTCTGGTGGGGATGCTCCCTCTTGTCTACAATCTCTCCGCGGGGCATTTTGGCCCGATGGTCATGGACTCCCGGCAGTCGGAGGAAATTTTCCTGACCGCCGCCCAGTCGGTACTGGCGCTTGTCATCATCATGAACCTTCGCTTCTCCATCACCGAGGCGTTGATTCTCTTCGTTCTCTTTGTCACCCAACTCTTTTTCACCTCCACCGAGGCGCGCGATATCTATGCCATTGTGTATCTTGCGCTTGGCATCGGGTGGTTTTTTATTATAAAGGACAACCGCAAAGGGGGGTGGCTGATGATCCGCGATGGATTAAGACACCCGAACTCGGCACAAAGATGCCGCCGTTCGAGTTGAAAGACCCTTACGGCAAGACATACAAAGGAAACGACCTCTTCGGAAGAAAGGGATTGCTGGTCGCCTTTACCTGCAACCACTGCCCCTATGCCATCGCCGTCTGGCCACGACTTGTCATACTGGCCCGCCACGCCGGTGAACTGGGAGTCAACACCGTCGGAATCAACCCGAATATTCATCCCGATTATCCCGAAGATGCGCCGGAAAAGATGAAGATCAAAATCCGCGAATGGGGCATCGGTTTTCCCTATCTTGTCGACGAAACGCAGAAGGCGGCCGATGCCTTCAAGGCCCAGTGCACGCCGGACCTCTATTTATTTAATGAGAAGCAGGAGCTGGTCTATCATGGCCGGCTCGATGACAATTGGCAGGACGAAAAAAAGGTCAAACGGCAGGAACTGAAAGAGGTAATCGAAAACTTGGCCGCCGGGAAGCCGATTTCAAAGGATCAAAAACACTCCATGGGCTGTTCAATCAAATGGAAACAAGCCCCGAAGGGGCGTTGAGGGGGAGGCTCCATCCGGCTTGGCCGGTGGAGGGGGCGACGCGAGCCCCCCTAATAGCCTGTTACATCAAATGGAGATAATGTAAAAACCAAGAGAGTCCTTTTGGACTGCGCAATTTTCGTTCCCGCCAGCCACATTGGCCTTCGAGACAAGTCACCTCTAAAGCGGCTTACGAAAATTGCGAAGACAAGGGGACTCTCTTGGTTTGGCTCTTGGTTTGGCTCTTGGTTTGCAAAGTAAAGAAAAAAGCCCCTCCGTCTTGGGCGGAGAGGCTTTTTAAAGGAGGGTCTTAATCAAGGATTAAATGTGAGCGAGAATCGGATTCATTCCGTTCGAGCGAACGGGGGGCACGGGGGCGCCAGCGGCAAAGCCCCCGATTTAATCGATTTAATTGGTTCTGTTTTTAAAGCTGAAAAACTCGTCCAGCGATGTCCCCAGTTTTTGGGCAATGGCGTTGGCCTCGCCGATCAGCCGCTCGATCTTGCGCTTCCGCTGAAGCTGGCGCTTCTGGCTGGGGCGCATGTTATCAAGGGCCTTTAAAATATCTTCGTGGCTCAAATTCCATTTGAGGTTGGGATGCTCGTCCTGCAACTTTTTATAGGTGGTGAGCACATCGTCCCCTTTCTGGAACTTGTGAATCACCTGCTGGCGATAGCCCTTCCCTTCCACAAAAACCATATGGACCAGATACAGCTTGCTTGAAACAACGCGTGTGTACATACATTCCTCCCGTCATGATGATATTCTTGCCACCTGCAACCTGCCCCAATAATGCCCCCTGCTAATATCATTATCGGCAGGCAATAAAAAAAGTTGCTAAAAAAATGATAAAAATCCAAAAAAAATTAAAAATCAAGTGATTTTAAGGGCTTAAATAGAGCCTGGAAAAAAATTATCCAACTGTCACTCCCGACAATCGCGCTAATCACGATTCTATTTAAAAAAAAATGACTAATTCAGAGGGGTTAGAAAGTTGACAAACTTTTTGTTTCTCATTAACGTGGTGCGTCAATAAATATGCTCCTCCAAGTGCTCAAATCAAAAATCCATCGGGCAACGGTGACCGAAGCAAATGTGAATTACGAGGGGTCGATCACGCTGGATAGCGAGTTAATGGAAAAAGCAAGTCTTTTGATCAACGAAATGGTCCATATCTGGGATGCCACCGAAGGGCACCGGCTCTACACCTACTGCATGCCCCCTGCCCCCAAAGGCTCCGGCACGGTCTGCATCAACGGCGCCGCCGCCCGGCTGATTAAAAAGGGGCACATCATCATCATCACCAGCTTTGTCAATCTGACCCCCGAGGAATATAAGACGCACAAACCGAACAAGGTGATTGTGGATGAGAAGAATCGGGTCAAGCAGGTGAAACACGAGTAGTGAAATGAAGGCCATCCGCATCCACGAATATGGCGGCATCGATAAACTCGTCATCGACGAAATCCCCGAACCCAAACCGGACGCAAACGAAGTAAAAATCGAGGCCAAGGCCACAAGCCTGAACCATCTCGACGTGTGGATCCGCCAGGGACTTCTCAAGCATTTAATCGGGGGCTTTGCCGCTGGCGCCCCCGCACCCCCCGTTCGCTCGCGCGGAATAAATCCGACGCTTGCTCACCATCTAAACCTCCCTCTCCCCCTTGTTCCGGGAAGCGACGGTTGCGGCGTTGTTGCCGACATCGGCTCGAAAGTCCTTTCCTTTAAAAAAGGGGATCGAGTCTTCTGGAACCCCGGATTCGGATGCGGAAAATGTCCGCCATGCAAGTCGGGCAACGAGGCCCTTTGCGTCCACTATCAAATTCTAGGCGAGAACTGCGACGGCGCCCATCGCCGGTTTCTTTGCCTCCCCGAAAACCGGGTCATCCCTCTTCCTTCTTCCATCCCGTTTGAAGAAGGGGCCGCCTTTCCCCTTGTCTTCATGACCGCCTGGCAGATGCTGGTCCGCAAAGCGGACATTCAAGCGGGACAGACGGCGCTCGTCATGGCAGGCGCCAGCGGCATCGGGACTGCGGCCATTCAAATCGCCAAACTGAAAGGGGCGCGGGTTATTGCCACGGCAGGATCGGATGAAACAAAAAAGAAACTTGAAGGTTTGGGGGCGGACGATGTCATCGATCATTATCAGGAAGAAATCGGCAAGCGAACCCTGGAACTGACGGGCGGCCGCGGCGTTGATGTCGTTTTCGAACATGTGGGGGCCAAAGTCTGGAAGGAGGCCCTTAAGGCCCTTGCCAAAGGGGGAAGGCTCGTCACCTGCGGCGCAACCACCGGCGCCGATGTGTCGATCAACCTCCGTCATGTATTTATGAAACACCAGCAGATTATCGGTTCCACCATGGGAAACAGGCGCGATTTGGAGGAAATCGTCCAATGGATCGGGAAGAGAAAATTAAGGCCGGTGATTCATGAGGTTCTGCCGTACACGGAGATCGGGAAAGGACATGAAATGCTGGAGAAGGGGGGGATATTTGGGAAGGTGGTGTTGAGATGGTAGGTAAATTCCAAATGTCAAAGTTCAAATGTCAAAAGAAAAGACAAAAAACAATGCTCAATTTGTCATTTGAAATTTGACATTGTTTTTTCCTTTGAACTTTGTCATTTGACATTTACCATTTTCCCAATGGTTCCCTCCCACCTCGGATGTTCCCAGTCCTGCGGCCCGGAAATCTTTTTTGTCACTTTGCCGTTTTTGTCGATCAAAAAACTCTCCGGCAGGCGATAGGTCCCGTACTCCCTCACCGCCTCCATCCCCTCCTCGTCAACCGACACCGCGATCAGGGCAAATTTTGCCCCATCGAATTTTTGAACGAGCCTGTCCAGCGAGGGGAACTCCTCGACGCACGGCGGGCACCATGTGGCCCAGAAGTGGAGAAGCACCACTTTGCCCCTGTACTGACTTAACGCCACTTTCTGTCCTTTTTCGTCCTTAAGACTGAAATCAGGCGCCTGTTTACCCACAAGGCTGTATCCACCGTTGGTCCCTTCCTTAAGGTAAGACCAGGCGATGATAACAGCCAGAAGGGCAACGAGGAGAAAGAGAATTTTTTTGTTCATAAAGGTTTTCAGTTCACCTGACAATTCAGTCTCGAGTGGATGTCTTTCAGGTTTTGTCGGCTGTTTGAGCGCACCTCAATGAACATCGCCAATCGGAACATTGCTTAAGCCCAACGACCGGATAGAGTGGCGATTAAATAGACCGCGAGTTCCGACAAAACCGAAAGCAGACACCGAGACTGAATTGTCTCTTACTGGCTTAAGCCGCAAACAGAGTCAAGCAGAGTGAATCCCCTCCGCGCAACGGGTTGCGAACGCCATGATGGTGATCTGCGGGTTGACGCCGAGCGAGGTGGGAAAGACCGAGCCATCAGCCACCCATAGATTCTCCACCCCATGCACCCGAAGGTTTTCATCGACCACCGACCTCTTCGGATCCATCCCCATCCGGCAGGTCCCCAGCGGATGAAACGCCGCCGATTCGAGATCGCGCCGCCGGATCTGCCGGCTCTCGACTTTTTCCATCTCTTCCACCGAGCTGATTTCGTGAATCGTCCGGACGGTGGGATAAACCTTCCGGGCGCCGGCGGAAAAGAAAAGACGCGCCAGAATTTTAAGCCCCTTTACAAAAAGTTCCTTCTCCCGATGGCCCAGATTGTAGAAGACAATCGGCCTCCCGCCGGGGCCTGAAACAACGCGCCCCCGGTTTTCGTCGTGAACCAGAAAGCCGTAGACGCCGACCCTTCGGTAGGCCCGCATGATTTCGGCGTGTTTTTCCTGGACCTGAAAAATGCTGGTGGCCAAAAGCCATGGCGGGAAAAAAACGCTCTCGAACATCATCCCTTCTTCCTCGTAATCGGCGATTTGCGATGCCTGCGGGACTCCTCTGTGCCCGTCGATGACCTCATCAAAAATCCCCACCATCTTCGCCGTCGGATGGATGGTGAGATTTTTTCCCAACTGCCCGCTTTGAAGGCCAATCCGGCTCCGCTTAAGGAGGAGCGGCGAATGGAGCGTTCCGCAGGCGACAACCGTTTTTTGAGGATAGACGATCAGCCTCGACCGCGGTTGTCCGGTCTGTGGATCAAAAAAACGGGCGTCGATCCGGTAGACTCTGCCGGGCCGCCGGTGGAGACGTTCGACTCTGCAAAAGGGATAAAGCCGCGCCCCTGCCTTAAAGGCCAGAGGGAGGTAGCTCCGCTCCATGCTCTGTTTGGCGCCGGTGGGGCACCCGAAGATGCAGACGCCGCTCCCCTGACAATCGGGCGCATTGCGTTGCAAAGGGCCGCCGTGAAGCCCCAGTTTTTTGGCCGCCCCCTGGAGGACCCGGTCGTTTCCCCCCAAAACCGGGTCGGCAACAGGAGCCACACCCAATGTCGATTCAACCTTTTCAAAAAACGGGTTCATCAATTCGGGGGTCAGATCGAGGCCAAAATCATTCCACCACCGGTCAAAAACTTTTTTGGGGGTCCGGAAACAGGTGCCGGAATTGATGATCGTCGTTCCTCCAACCCCTTTTCCGGTGGGGAGGAGAACCATCGGAACGCCGATTGTCGTCGTCATCCCGCCGTCGCGGTAGATGAGGGTGTTTCTTTCCATCGTGGAAAGATTCTTGAAATGCTCCAGCGAAAAAGGCCCCCCCTCTTCCAGAATCAAAACCTCATGCCCCTTTTC
This DNA window, taken from Deltaproteobacteria bacterium, encodes the following:
- a CDS encoding sodium:calcium antiporter, with the protein product MPKPRDFGFITLTLLLCGQWVVLKCTGVHLAEPWNAVSPGIAIFGAAFMLSWGAELAQFEIPQSLAIAFLALIAVLPEYAVDMYFAWEAGKNPEYIHYATANMTGANRLLIGLGWATVVFAYFFKTKKGEVKLEPANRVELFALTAATLYCFIIPLKHSLSWVDSLFLLAIFGWYMFQATRAHHEEPEIEGPIEALASWPRGRRLLATLFFFAFSGYVIFISAEPFAEGLLAVGRNWGIEEFILVQWLAPLASESPEFIVAIIFALRARADASLGTLISSKVNQWTLLVGMLPLVYNLSAGHFGPMVMDSRQSEEIFLTAAQSVLALVIIMNLRFSITEALILFVLFVTQLFFTSTEARDIYAIVYLALGIGWFFIIKDNRKGGWLMIRDGLRHPNSAQRCRRSS
- a CDS encoding thioredoxin family protein, with the translated sequence MPPFELKDPYGKTYKGNDLFGRKGLLVAFTCNHCPYAIAVWPRLVILARHAGELGVNTVGINPNIHPDYPEDAPEKMKIKIREWGIGFPYLVDETQKAADAFKAQCTPDLYLFNEKQELVYHGRLDDNWQDEKKVKRQELKEVIENLAAGKPISKDQKHSMGCSIKWKQAPKGR
- a CDS encoding zinc-binding dehydrogenase gives rise to the protein MKAIRIHEYGGIDKLVIDEIPEPKPDANEVKIEAKATSLNHLDVWIRQGLLKHLIGGFAAGAPAPPVRSRGINPTLAHHLNLPLPLVPGSDGCGVVADIGSKVLSFKKGDRVFWNPGFGCGKCPPCKSGNEALCVHYQILGENCDGAHRRFLCLPENRVIPLPSSIPFEEGAAFPLVFMTAWQMLVRKADIQAGQTALVMAGASGIGTAAIQIAKLKGARVIATAGSDETKKKLEGLGADDVIDHYQEEIGKRTLELTGGRGVDVVFEHVGAKVWKEALKALAKGGRLVTCGATTGADVSINLRHVFMKHQQIIGSTMGNRRDLEEIVQWIGKRKLRPVIHEVLPYTEIGKGHEMLEKGGIFGKVVLRW
- a CDS encoding aspartate 1-decarboxylase, with the protein product MLLQVLKSKIHRATVTEANVNYEGSITLDSELMEKASLLINEMVHIWDATEGHRLYTYCMPPAPKGSGTVCINGAAARLIKKGHIIIITSFVNLTPEEYKTHKPNKVIVDEKNRVKQVKHE
- a CDS encoding GMC family oxidoreductase codes for the protein MSRFQLLSRRRGRILEALARSLITEEVLKKVSLEQAHFRERILFSLTHCSPQLRWSIFFALWILEWEPLLFRFRPFTGLSAAKRDRYVKKWGAGHSYIRYLLFRPLHAFIYAAYYSNHEISAKLGFVEPYDGRDVIREAGDAEGRAPDRAAGGDVAYATSRHDISNRASHSDAEDERETRRRQDPRRFGILDVPERDTEINVEVCVIGSGAGGAVAAKELAEKGHEVLILEEGGPFSLEHFKNLSTMERNTLIYRDGGMTTTIGVPMVLLPTGKGVGGTTIINSGTCFRTPKKVFDRWWNDFGLDLTPELMNPFFEKVESTLGVAPVADPVLGGNDRVLQGAAKKLGLHGGPLQRNAPDCQGSGVCIFGCPTGAKQSMERSYLPLAFKAGARLYPFCRVERLHRRPGRVYRIDARFFDPQTGQPRSRLIVYPQKTVVACGTLHSPLLLKRSRIGLQSGQLGKNLTIHPTAKMVGIFDEVIDGHRGVPQASQIADYEEEGMMFESVFFPPWLLATSIFQVQEKHAEIMRAYRRVGVYGFLVHDENRGRVVSGPGGRPIVFYNLGHREKELFVKGLKILARLFFSAGARKVYPTVRTIHEISSVEEMEKVESRQIRRRDLESAAFHPLGTCRMGMDPKRSVVDENLRVHGVENLWVADGSVFPTSLGVNPQITIMAFATRCAEGIHSA
- a CDS encoding TlpA family protein disulfide reductase is translated as MNKKILFLLVALLAVIIAWSYLKEGTNGGYSLVGKQAPDFSLKDEKGQKVALSQYRGKVVLLHFWATWCPPCVEEFPSLDRLVQKFDGAKFALIAVSVDEEGMEAVREYGTYRLPESFLIDKNGKVTKKISGPQDWEHPRWEGTIGKMVNVK